The Thioalkalivibrio sulfidiphilus HL-EbGr7 genome includes a window with the following:
- the gspK gene encoding type II secretion system minor pseudopilin GspK, with product MRTTRRRQRGVALITALLVVVLATLAAVAMVARQHLDIRRAGNMLGQDQAYLIALAAEGYALGLLSSDDRDLPWEGCISPPLWVTLEEAQMEVWLEDMHCRFNLNNLAARDDAAANGFIRLLEGVRAQTPDLSLDPEGLTAAVRDWMNPETDDPYYRLATPPYLSANRPMIVAAELRRVQGMNNELWQALSPYVTALPATGTTMNLEFAEPVLQDAFPDRGEVVASRFFRLGVHAELGGRRFLLCSLLDTGNISVVWRSQSMCED from the coding sequence ATGAGAACGACACGGCGCCGTCAACGGGGTGTGGCCCTGATCACCGCACTGCTGGTGGTGGTGCTGGCCACCCTGGCGGCGGTGGCCATGGTGGCACGCCAGCACCTGGACATCCGTCGCGCGGGCAACATGCTGGGCCAGGATCAGGCCTACCTCATCGCGCTGGCCGCCGAGGGCTATGCCCTGGGCCTGCTGTCCTCGGATGACCGCGACTTGCCCTGGGAGGGTTGTATCTCCCCCCCCCTGTGGGTGACCCTTGAAGAGGCGCAGATGGAGGTCTGGCTCGAGGACATGCACTGCCGGTTCAACCTCAACAACCTGGCGGCGCGGGACGATGCGGCGGCCAATGGTTTCATCCGACTGCTGGAAGGGGTGCGCGCCCAGACCCCCGACCTCAGTCTGGACCCGGAGGGGCTCACCGCGGCAGTACGTGACTGGATGAACCCGGAGACCGATGACCCGTACTACCGCCTGGCGACGCCGCCGTACCTGAGCGCGAACCGCCCGATGATCGTGGCCGCGGAACTGCGCCGGGTGCAGGGCATGAACAATGAGCTCTGGCAGGCGCTGTCGCCCTACGTGACCGCCCTGCCCGCCACCGGCACCACCATGAACCTGGAGTTCGCCGAACCGGTGCTGCAGGACGCCTTCCCGGATCGTGGCGAGGTGGTGGCCTCGCGGTTCTTCCGCCTGGGCGTGCATGCGGAACTGGGCGGTCGGCGCTTCCTGCTGTGCAGCCTGCTGGACACCGGCAACATCAGCGTGGTGTGGCGCAGCCAGTCGATGTGTGAAGATTGA
- the gspH gene encoding type II secretion system minor pseudopilin GspH, producing MIPSSAHRAALRTPQRGFTLIEVIVVVFIVGIMASFAVISMGGGGQDRVVEQEARRVTALLELVRDEGILSAREQGLGFTEHAYVFLRRYRVGDRTYEWLPVEDDQTLRRRDLEDLGISFALYVEGTRVSLLRDVENPGVQVILGPSGELTAFELEIITEGARQASWVVRGLPGGRIELRRGART from the coding sequence GTGATCCCCTCGTCCGCCCATCGGGCCGCGCTGCGCACCCCGCAGCGGGGCTTCACCCTCATCGAAGTAATCGTGGTGGTGTTCATCGTGGGCATCATGGCCAGCTTCGCGGTGATCAGCATGGGCGGCGGCGGGCAGGACCGGGTGGTGGAGCAGGAGGCCCGCCGGGTCACCGCGCTGCTTGAGCTGGTGCGCGACGAGGGCATCCTCAGCGCCCGGGAGCAGGGCCTGGGCTTCACCGAACATGCCTATGTCTTCCTGCGCCGTTACCGGGTGGGCGACCGCACCTATGAATGGCTACCCGTGGAAGACGACCAGACCCTGCGCCGGCGGGACCTGGAAGACCTGGGGATCTCTTTCGCCCTGTACGTGGAGGGCACCCGGGTGAGCCTGCTCCGGGATGTCGAGAACCCGGGCGTTCAGGTCATTCTCGGCCCCAGTGGGGAGCTGACCGCCTTCGAACTGGAGATCATCACCGAGGGGGCGCGGCAGGCCTCGTGGGTGGTGCGCGGCCTGCCCGGCGGGCGCATCGAGCTGCGCCGGGGCGCTCGTACATGA
- a CDS encoding type II secretion system protein N, with amino-acid sequence MKTEHTHKRRWLLWLIIGLLAYGLFLLTLLPAGLAWDQARARGMVPAGVEVQGITGTLWNGAAVRAVLPGGLQVNDLQWRATFTSLLAMRLGWDLEARPQGGRVAAHVAVGPGTVVLAGVRGDMPAAPVVAPFMTWPVRVNGRLVLDLERLQLAYSGQVREARGVLGWIDAAAGIPEPLPLGDLRAEISDTGEGGLRLSIQDQGGPLIAEGVAEISTASGYRVEGVAGTREGAHPNIGQALRMIGNPGRDGRVPVRINGRF; translated from the coding sequence TTGAAAACCGAACACACCCACAAGCGCCGCTGGCTGCTCTGGCTCATCATCGGGCTGCTGGCCTACGGCTTGTTTCTGCTGACCCTGCTGCCGGCGGGACTCGCCTGGGATCAGGCTCGTGCAAGGGGCATGGTGCCCGCGGGCGTGGAAGTGCAGGGCATCACGGGCACCCTGTGGAACGGCGCGGCCGTGCGCGCCGTGCTGCCCGGTGGACTGCAGGTAAACGACCTGCAGTGGCGCGCCACCTTCACCAGCCTGCTGGCCATGCGCCTGGGCTGGGACCTGGAGGCCCGGCCCCAGGGCGGTCGCGTCGCGGCCCACGTGGCCGTGGGGCCCGGCACGGTGGTGCTGGCCGGGGTGCGCGGCGACATGCCGGCCGCGCCGGTGGTGGCGCCCTTCATGACCTGGCCGGTGCGGGTGAACGGCCGGCTGGTGCTGGATCTGGAGCGCCTGCAGCTGGCCTACAGCGGTCAGGTGCGTGAGGCCCGCGGCGTGCTGGGCTGGATCGATGCCGCGGCCGGCATCCCCGAGCCGCTGCCCCTGGGCGATCTGCGCGCCGAGATCTCTGATACCGGCGAGGGCGGTCTGCGCCTCAGCATCCAGGACCAGGGCGGCCCGCTGATCGCCGAGGGAGTCGCCGAGATCTCCACCGCCAGTGGCTACCGGGTGGAGGGTGTCGCCGGCACCCGCGAAGGCGCCCATCCCAACATCGGCCAGGCCCTGCGCATGATCGGCAACCCGGGGCGTGACGGGCGTGTGCCGGTGCGTATCAACGGCAGGTTCTGA
- a CDS encoding DUF4019 domain-containing protein, which yields MWIRNASLSLILLIALAWLAGCSSPSNEEAGAQGVSGGAEQSAVQVDDPEVQAVVDAWLERLDAGDHEATWAMAGSLFKAELSAEQWGEAMAEMRENMGAVTQRRLHEYTVETIMPGVPEGRYAMFEYRSVFEKQDQGAELVVCAREEGEWRVVGYFVQ from the coding sequence ATGTGGATTCGCAACGCTTCCCTGTCCCTGATCCTGTTGATTGCCTTGGCATGGCTGGCGGGCTGCTCGTCGCCGTCCAATGAGGAGGCCGGCGCGCAAGGCGTCTCCGGCGGCGCGGAACAGTCCGCCGTGCAGGTGGACGATCCCGAGGTCCAGGCGGTGGTCGACGCCTGGCTGGAGCGGCTGGATGCAGGCGACCACGAGGCCACCTGGGCGATGGCGGGCAGCCTGTTCAAGGCCGAGCTGAGTGCCGAACAGTGGGGCGAGGCCATGGCCGAGATGCGCGAGAACATGGGCGCCGTGACCCAGCGCCGGTTGCACGAGTACACCGTCGAGACCATCATGCCCGGCGTGCCGGAAGGCCGCTACGCGATGTTCGAATACCGTTCCGTGTTCGAGAAGCAGGACCAGGGCGCGGAGCTGGTGGTCTGCGCCCGTGAAGAGGGCGAATGGCGGGTGGTGGGCTATTTCGTGCAGTGA
- the gspM gene encoding type II secretion system protein GspM — MKAWWEGLNQRDRRILMVGGALLCLLLPYMLIWQPLHDRAERLERTLVAQRADVSWMQQAAAQLRATAATGRTPTPAGQSLLGMIDRTVREGQLGGTVRRVQPEGANTVRVWLEDAPFDELMTWLGTLETRHGIRATSLVVDRQATPGRVNARLTLEG, encoded by the coding sequence ATGAAGGCCTGGTGGGAAGGTTTGAATCAGAGGGATCGTCGCATCCTGATGGTGGGCGGAGCACTGCTGTGCCTCCTGTTGCCCTACATGCTCATCTGGCAGCCGCTTCATGATCGCGCCGAACGCCTGGAGCGCACCCTGGTGGCGCAGCGGGCTGACGTGAGCTGGATGCAGCAGGCCGCCGCGCAACTGCGCGCCACGGCAGCGACAGGTCGCACCCCAACGCCCGCCGGCCAGTCCCTGCTCGGCATGATCGACCGCACCGTGCGCGAGGGTCAGCTCGGCGGCACCGTGCGCCGCGTGCAGCCGGAGGGTGCCAACACCGTGCGCGTCTGGCTGGAGGATGCGCCCTTCGATGAACTGATGACCTGGCTGGGCACCCTGGAGACCCGCCACGGCATTCGCGCCACCAGCCTGGTGGTGGACCGTCAGGCGACACCGGGGCGTGTGAATGCGAGGCTCACCCTGGAAGGGTGA
- the gspJ gene encoding type II secretion system minor pseudopilin GspJ, which translates to MRGFTLLELLVAMAVFAVVAMMAYGGLSAVLDSRQHTDRASRSLNELQMAFTLLGRDFEQVVARPVRDQYGDPMAPLRFSPFSDQPRLELVRAGGAFGAQRVAWEIREDRLYRLTWTVLDGADPAEPQGVMPLLGEPSAEGDEPVQGVRAWTLRFHYLDETGQFAVAETWPLEINPLAPEALPRAVELTLERQDGQQLTRWFALP; encoded by the coding sequence CTGCGGGGATTCACGCTGCTGGAACTGCTGGTGGCCATGGCGGTGTTTGCGGTGGTGGCAATGATGGCCTACGGGGGGCTGAGCGCGGTGCTGGATTCCCGTCAGCACACGGACCGGGCCTCGCGCAGCCTGAACGAACTGCAGATGGCCTTCACCCTGCTGGGGCGGGACTTCGAGCAGGTGGTGGCCCGGCCGGTGCGCGATCAATACGGCGACCCGATGGCGCCCCTGCGCTTCAGCCCCTTCAGCGATCAGCCGCGCCTGGAACTGGTGCGCGCGGGCGGTGCCTTCGGCGCCCAGCGGGTGGCCTGGGAGATCCGCGAGGATCGCCTCTACCGGCTCACCTGGACGGTGCTCGACGGTGCCGATCCCGCCGAGCCTCAAGGCGTCATGCCCCTGTTGGGGGAACCGAGCGCCGAAGGGGATGAGCCGGTGCAGGGCGTGCGTGCCTGGACCCTGCGCTTTCACTACCTGGACGAGACCGGCCAGTTCGCCGTGGCCGAGACCTGGCCCCTGGAGATCAATCCCCTGGCACCCGAGGCCCTGCCCCGGGCGGTGGAGCTGACCCTGGAACGCCAGGACGGCCAGCAGCTGACCCGCTGGTTCGCGCTGCCATGA
- a CDS encoding TonB-dependent receptor family protein, with the protein MFPRPYQSALLCVALSLPLTVAAETQRLEPLTVTAPRLERPWLDTPAALGVVEREDLEQARQGLQLDESLVRIPGVTAQNRYNFAQDLRVSMRGFGARSAFGIRGVKLLVDGIPETTTDGQSQVDAIDLTALERIEVIRGPSSVLHGNATGGVLDITTRSGPPETFLQPRLEAGSFGYRRIGVQAGGQAEDLAWHVSGWDFAMDGYRDHSVAEKRLLHSRLDWDLAAGHRLTALATFLDAPRTDDPGALTAAEVAADRRAANPNAIAYNAGQSVTQERLGLVYRGDLSEGESLQARVFHTWRNFDNRLPFESGGMVGYDRAFYGAGVQYTRANRLGDLPGRVTLGLDLERQQDDRRRHDNLLGVRGDLVLEQRETAEAAGVFLQQEIDLTERLQSTLGLRRDWVRFAVDDRFLSDGDDSGSRTFQETSHSLGLSYAWHPQHRIYGTYGTAFETPTFTEYANPAGGGFNPAIAPQQARNLELGFKGFAGAVQYDLAVFRVDVRDELVPYELDRIYYENAGRTRRQGLEAGLSWFASTEWTFTGAWTWSDFTFREFEDDGVDLAGRELPAIPRQQLFLEAAWRPGRDYYILDMLALDRQYADNANTERVSDTAIFNARAGRVFRQDGWDVETFIAVNNLFDQDYFANIRPNAALGRYYEPAPGRNFFVGLHVTRR; encoded by the coding sequence ATGTTTCCACGTCCGTACCAGTCCGCCCTGCTGTGCGTCGCGTTGAGCCTGCCGCTGACCGTGGCGGCCGAGACCCAGCGTCTGGAACCGCTCACCGTCACGGCCCCCCGCCTGGAACGTCCCTGGCTCGACACCCCCGCCGCCCTGGGCGTGGTGGAACGTGAAGACCTGGAGCAGGCCCGCCAGGGCCTGCAGCTGGACGAATCCCTGGTGCGCATCCCCGGCGTCACCGCCCAGAACCGCTACAACTTCGCCCAGGACCTGCGCGTCTCTATGCGCGGCTTCGGCGCCCGGTCCGCCTTCGGCATCCGCGGCGTGAAGCTGCTGGTGGACGGCATCCCCGAGACCACCACCGACGGCCAGAGCCAGGTGGATGCCATCGACCTCACTGCCCTGGAGCGCATCGAGGTCATCCGCGGCCCGTCCTCGGTGCTCCACGGCAACGCCACCGGCGGCGTGCTGGACATCACCACCCGATCGGGTCCGCCCGAGACCTTCCTGCAGCCGCGCCTCGAGGCAGGCAGCTTCGGCTACCGGCGCATCGGTGTCCAGGCGGGCGGGCAGGCCGAGGATCTCGCCTGGCACGTGAGCGGCTGGGACTTCGCCATGGACGGCTACCGGGACCACAGCGTTGCGGAGAAGCGCCTGCTGCATTCTCGCCTGGACTGGGACCTGGCCGCGGGGCACCGCCTGACGGCGCTTGCCACGTTTCTGGACGCGCCGCGCACCGATGATCCGGGCGCGCTGACCGCCGCCGAGGTGGCGGCAGACCGTCGCGCCGCGAACCCCAACGCCATTGCCTATAACGCCGGGCAGTCCGTCACCCAGGAGCGCCTGGGCCTGGTGTATCGGGGGGATCTGAGCGAAGGGGAGTCCCTGCAGGCGCGGGTGTTCCACACCTGGCGCAATTTCGACAATCGCCTGCCCTTCGAGAGCGGCGGCATGGTCGGTTACGACCGGGCCTTTTATGGCGCGGGCGTGCAGTACACCCGCGCCAACCGTCTGGGAGACCTGCCCGGTCGCGTGACCCTGGGTCTGGACCTGGAGCGCCAGCAGGATGACCGTCGCCGCCATGACAATCTGCTGGGGGTGCGTGGCGATCTGGTCCTCGAACAGCGCGAGACCGCCGAGGCCGCCGGTGTGTTCCTGCAGCAGGAGATCGACCTCACGGAGCGGTTGCAGAGCACCCTGGGTCTGCGCCGCGACTGGGTGCGTTTCGCGGTGGATGATCGATTCCTGAGCGACGGTGATGACTCGGGAAGTCGCACCTTCCAGGAAACCAGTCATTCCCTGGGCCTGAGCTACGCCTGGCATCCGCAGCATCGCATCTACGGGACCTACGGCACCGCCTTCGAGACGCCCACCTTCACCGAGTACGCCAACCCGGCGGGCGGTGGCTTCAATCCCGCCATCGCACCCCAGCAGGCGCGCAACCTGGAACTGGGCTTCAAGGGATTCGCGGGAGCGGTGCAGTACGACCTGGCCGTGTTCAGGGTGGACGTGCGCGACGAGCTGGTGCCCTACGAATTGGATCGTATCTATTACGAGAACGCCGGACGCACCCGGCGCCAGGGTCTGGAGGCGGGCTTGAGCTGGTTCGCCTCGACGGAATGGACATTCACCGGCGCTTGGACCTGGTCAGATTTCACCTTCAGGGAGTTCGAGGACGATGGTGTGGACCTGGCCGGGCGCGAGCTGCCTGCCATCCCCCGCCAGCAGCTGTTCCTGGAGGCCGCCTGGCGCCCGGGGCGGGACTACTACATCCTCGACATGCTGGCCCTGGACCGCCAGTACGCGGACAACGCCAACACCGAGCGGGTGTCCGACACGGCGATCTTCAACGCCCGCGCCGGCCGGGTGTTCCGACAGGATGGTTGGGACGTGGAAACCTTTATCGCCGTGAACAACCTGTTCGATCAGGACTATTTCGCCAACATCCGGCCCAACGCGGCCTTAGGGCGCTACTACGAGCCAGCGCCGGGCAGAAACTTCTTCGTCGGCCTGCACGTGACCCGGCGTTAG
- the gspL gene encoding type II secretion system protein GspL, translated as MNQQTLLLRLPEGEGDAQFVLRDAAGAIREAGQDSLAALAERARGQAVVALTPGPEVLLTRARVPARNPRALARALPYALEDQLAGDVDSLHCVPGARLPDDNISVAVVSRAQMDQWREQLREAGLDPRSLVPETALLPTHGEGWLLWLEHDSAWLSTGPGEGMALDRDNAALLVRLRLEETDEEARPGHLEVVRHGPARDTDQGLEALDGQTLKWRDSEATLLEEIAQQLPAKLPFNLLTGPYSRREQLGRLWRPWRAAAAVLAAWALIQVALVVVDIQRLERERAALDAQMREIYETAVPGSRAGGDPRRQMESALAGRGREAGAAGAGDLGEALAHTATVLTRLSGLSIQSLRYRPGQMELDLQLDSLQSLDRLKQELEADAAWAVEIQSASARDDGVESRIQIRRVGS; from the coding sequence ATGAACCAACAGACCCTGCTGCTGCGCCTGCCCGAAGGGGAGGGGGATGCACAGTTCGTGCTGCGGGATGCCGCGGGCGCGATCCGCGAGGCGGGGCAGGACAGTCTCGCCGCCCTGGCGGAGCGTGCCCGGGGACAGGCCGTGGTGGCGCTGACGCCCGGCCCCGAGGTCCTGCTCACCCGCGCACGGGTGCCGGCGCGCAATCCCCGCGCCCTGGCCCGGGCGCTGCCCTATGCCCTGGAAGACCAGCTGGCCGGCGACGTGGATAGCCTGCACTGCGTGCCGGGTGCGCGTCTGCCGGACGACAACATCAGCGTGGCCGTGGTGTCCCGTGCCCAGATGGATCAGTGGCGCGAGCAGTTGCGCGAGGCCGGGCTCGATCCCCGCTCCCTGGTGCCGGAGACGGCGCTCCTGCCCACCCATGGCGAGGGCTGGCTGCTGTGGCTGGAGCATGACTCGGCCTGGCTCAGCACGGGGCCGGGGGAGGGCATGGCCCTGGACCGGGACAACGCCGCCCTGCTGGTGCGGCTGCGCCTGGAGGAGACCGACGAGGAGGCGCGGCCAGGTCACCTGGAAGTGGTGCGCCATGGCCCGGCCCGTGACACCGACCAGGGGCTGGAGGCACTCGATGGACAGACCCTGAAATGGCGCGACAGTGAGGCGACCCTGCTCGAGGAGATCGCTCAACAGCTGCCGGCAAAGCTGCCCTTCAACCTGCTCACAGGGCCCTACAGCCGGCGTGAGCAGCTGGGTCGCCTGTGGCGCCCCTGGCGCGCGGCCGCCGCGGTGCTGGCGGCCTGGGCCCTGATCCAGGTGGCGCTGGTGGTGGTGGACATCCAGCGTCTGGAGCGCGAGCGCGCCGCCCTGGACGCGCAGATGCGCGAGATCTACGAAACCGCGGTTCCCGGCAGCCGCGCCGGCGGTGACCCCCGTCGTCAGATGGAGAGTGCCCTGGCCGGACGCGGCCGCGAAGCAGGTGCAGCCGGGGCGGGCGACCTGGGCGAGGCCCTGGCACATACCGCCACGGTGCTGACCCGGCTGTCGGGATTGAGCATCCAGAGTCTGCGCTACCGCCCCGGTCAGATGGAACTGGACCTGCAGCTGGACAGCCTGCAGAGCCTGGACCGTCTCAAGCAGGAACTGGAGGCCGACGCGGCCTGGGCGGTGGAGATCCAGTCCGCCAGTGCCCGTGATGACGGGGTGGAAAGCCGCATCCAGATCCGGAGGGTTGGCTCATGA
- a CDS encoding PhoX family protein, with translation MSNKKIGPIIDLGDGDEPETNFSNNRSFADVVEARMSRRTVLKGSLATAITGIFGGVALTGCDSSSSSGTGTGSAPQLLGFDAVPVSELDEVVVPSGYSTQVLAEWGRSISNPTILYDLPITGEQQGDAIGSHHDGMHFFPIEGTDPYEGSSEDGLLVMNHEYVEPRYMHASAIGQSLSRSAYPTYDDEGVVRRVADEVLAEMNAHGVTVVRVQKQLNGEWAVVADARNRRITALTPMEISGPVRGTDFVKTKYDPTGTMTRGTLNNCGHGVTPWNTYVAAEENWAGYFRTGAERPREQARYGVGTGAFSRYGWERADADPESNDEAYARFDVTPTGASALEDYRNEPNCFGWMVEIDPFDPDSTPVKRTALGRFAHEGVVFHPAVEGQPVVCYSGDDSGNQYIYKFVSGQSYFQATAGGHLLDNGTLYVAKFNDDGTGEWLPLVFGQGPLVAPLFNSQADVLVNTRLAADTVGATKMDRPEWGAVDPNTGEVYFTLTNNSGRTAENTDAANPRGPNRHGQIIRWREDGNNTSALSFTWDLFVLAGDTSEDAIVGGFDLNGDALTEDNIFSSPDGLWIDADSRLWIQTDMSESVVNTNPTYAMMGNNMMLAGNPFTGEIRRFFTGTLGQEITGVITTPDQTTMFINQQHPGATITAAEFASGDIAGLGNWPLGGNNYARSATVVITKDDGGVIGS, from the coding sequence ATGAGCAACAAGAAGATTGGGCCGATCATCGACCTCGGTGACGGCGACGAGCCGGAAACCAATTTCTCCAACAACCGCAGCTTCGCCGACGTGGTGGAAGCCCGCATGAGTCGCCGCACGGTGCTCAAGGGCAGCCTTGCCACCGCCATCACCGGCATCTTCGGCGGTGTCGCCCTGACCGGCTGCGACTCCAGCTCCTCCTCCGGGACTGGCACGGGCTCTGCCCCCCAGCTGCTGGGCTTCGACGCCGTGCCCGTGAGCGAGCTCGACGAAGTGGTCGTGCCCAGCGGCTACAGCACCCAGGTGCTGGCCGAATGGGGCCGTTCGATCAGCAACCCCACCATTCTCTACGATCTCCCCATCACGGGTGAGCAGCAGGGCGATGCCATCGGTTCCCACCACGACGGCATGCACTTCTTCCCCATCGAGGGGACGGACCCCTACGAGGGCAGCTCCGAGGACGGCCTGCTGGTGATGAACCACGAGTACGTGGAGCCTCGCTACATGCACGCCTCCGCCATCGGCCAGTCCCTGAGCCGCAGCGCCTATCCCACCTATGACGATGAAGGCGTCGTGCGTCGTGTGGCCGACGAGGTGCTCGCCGAGATGAACGCCCACGGCGTGACCGTGGTGCGCGTGCAGAAGCAGCTGAACGGCGAGTGGGCCGTGGTGGCCGATGCCCGTAACCGTCGCATCACTGCGCTGACCCCCATGGAGATCAGCGGCCCGGTGCGTGGCACTGACTTCGTCAAGACCAAGTACGACCCCACGGGCACCATGACCCGCGGCACCCTCAACAACTGTGGTCATGGTGTGACCCCGTGGAATACCTACGTTGCCGCCGAAGAGAACTGGGCCGGTTACTTCCGCACCGGTGCCGAGCGTCCCCGTGAGCAGGCCCGCTACGGCGTGGGCACCGGTGCCTTCTCCCGCTACGGCTGGGAGCGTGCCGACGCGGATCCGGAGAGCAACGACGAGGCCTATGCCCGCTTCGACGTGACCCCCACCGGCGCCAGCGCCCTTGAAGACTACCGCAACGAGCCCAACTGCTTCGGCTGGATGGTAGAGATCGACCCGTTCGACCCGGACAGCACCCCGGTCAAGCGCACGGCCCTGGGTCGCTTCGCCCACGAGGGCGTGGTGTTCCATCCTGCCGTGGAAGGTCAGCCCGTGGTCTGCTACTCCGGTGACGACTCCGGTAACCAGTACATCTACAAGTTCGTCTCCGGCCAGTCCTACTTCCAGGCGACCGCCGGCGGTCATCTGCTGGACAACGGCACCCTGTACGTGGCCAAGTTCAACGACGACGGCACCGGCGAGTGGCTGCCCCTGGTGTTCGGCCAGGGCCCGCTGGTCGCGCCCCTGTTCAACAGCCAGGCCGACGTGCTGGTCAACACCCGCTTGGCCGCCGACACCGTCGGCGCCACCAAGATGGACCGTCCCGAATGGGGCGCGGTGGATCCCAACACCGGCGAGGTGTACTTCACCCTGACCAACAACTCCGGTCGTACGGCCGAGAACACCGACGCTGCCAACCCCCGCGGTCCGAACCGTCATGGGCAGATCATCCGCTGGCGCGAGGACGGCAACAACACTTCCGCCCTGTCCTTCACCTGGGATCTGTTCGTGCTGGCCGGTGACACCAGCGAGGATGCCATCGTGGGTGGCTTCGATCTCAACGGCGACGCCCTGACCGAAGACAACATCTTCAGCTCGCCGGACGGCCTGTGGATCGACGCTGACAGCCGCCTGTGGATCCAGACGGACATGAGCGAAAGCGTGGTGAACACCAACCCCACCTACGCCATGATGGGCAACAACATGATGCTCGCCGGCAACCCCTTCACCGGCGAGATCCGTCGCTTCTTCACCGGCACCCTGGGCCAGGAGATCACCGGCGTGATCACCACCCCGGATCAGACCACCATGTTCATCAACCAGCAGCATCCGGGTGCCACGATTACGGCAGCCGAGTTCGCCTCCGGTGACATCGCCGGCTTGGGCAACTGGCCCCTGGGTGGCAACAACTACGCCCGTTCCGCCACGGTGGTCATCACCAAGGACGACGGTGGTGTGATCGGCAGCTGA
- the gspI gene encoding type II secretion system minor pseudopilin GspI: MILCPRPRRPYGQRGFTLLEVLVAVVILAVAMGALIKVGSENAANAAYLRDRTHAHWVGMNLLTRYRIGMEPRQIGSREGTSEMGERTWYWRATVSEASVDVEGVTLGGLVRVEVEVRDRDDRDREPLARVVGFIL, from the coding sequence ATGATCCTTTGCCCTCGCCCGAGACGCCCTTACGGACAGCGCGGCTTCACCCTGCTGGAAGTCCTGGTGGCGGTGGTCATCCTGGCGGTGGCCATGGGCGCGCTCATCAAGGTGGGCAGCGAGAATGCCGCCAATGCCGCCTACCTGCGCGACCGTACCCACGCCCACTGGGTGGGCATGAATCTGCTCACCCGCTACCGCATCGGCATGGAACCCCGGCAGATCGGCAGTCGCGAAGGGACGAGCGAGATGGGCGAGCGCACCTGGTACTGGCGGGCCACCGTCAGCGAGGCCAGCGTGGACGTGGAAGGCGTGACCCTGGGCGGCCTGGTGCGGGTGGAGGTGGAGGTGCGCGATCGGGACGACCGCGACCGGGAGCCGTTGGCGCGGGTGGTTGGGTTCATTTTATGA
- a CDS encoding outer membrane protein assembly factor BamD, whose product MVLLASVLLAGCATQGVRPADDDTAAYRAVVEAVSASDCAAARQALQVMQAQHPNSPRLPDARIETAYACLSGGELAEAEELVITFLEQHPGHPSEEYGRYLHALVAYARWKELPPDTPSVRVAAQARQTFGRIRVLVSQYPETAYASDLRMMLTDLREGLARVELETIATDLQAGRHQAVISRANYVLNHYAATESAPFALAALINAHRARGEEAAARTHLYRLESDWPDHPVLQTLQ is encoded by the coding sequence ATGGTATTGCTGGCGAGTGTCCTGCTTGCCGGCTGCGCCACCCAGGGCGTGCGCCCGGCCGATGACGACACCGCTGCCTACCGGGCGGTCGTGGAGGCCGTCTCGGCCAGTGACTGCGCCGCCGCGCGCCAAGCCCTGCAAGTCATGCAGGCGCAGCATCCCAACAGCCCGCGCCTGCCTGACGCACGGATCGAGACCGCCTATGCCTGCCTGAGCGGGGGTGAGCTTGCCGAGGCCGAGGAACTGGTCATCACCTTCCTGGAACAACACCCAGGACACCCCTCCGAGGAATACGGACGCTACCTGCACGCCCTGGTCGCCTATGCCCGCTGGAAGGAGCTGCCGCCCGACACGCCGTCGGTGCGCGTCGCGGCCCAGGCACGCCAGACCTTCGGGCGTATCCGGGTGCTGGTGAGCCAGTATCCTGAGACGGCCTACGCCAGTGATCTGCGCATGATGCTGACGGACCTGCGTGAAGGCCTGGCACGGGTGGAACTGGAGACCATCGCCACCGACCTGCAGGCCGGGCGACACCAGGCGGTGATCTCCCGGGCGAACTACGTCCTCAACCACTACGCCGCCACCGAGTCCGCGCCCTTCGCACTGGCCGCGCTGATCAATGCCCACCGGGCCCGGGGTGAGGAGGCGGCCGCCCGGACACACCTGTATCGACTGGAGTCGGACTGGCCGGATCACCCGGTGCTGCAGACGCTGCAATAG